A section of the Carya illinoinensis cultivar Pawnee chromosome 12, C.illinoinensisPawnee_v1, whole genome shotgun sequence genome encodes:
- the LOC122290074 gene encoding uncharacterized mitochondrial protein AtMg00860-like gives MGLIMGHIISFEGLRADPNKIQSMLDWPTPKNTKALRGFLGLTGYYQKFIKGYGVLAAPLTSLLKKNNFGWNVDAEQAFQRLKVVTQPPVLRLPDVTRPFTIECDASGTRIGAVLMQFG, from the coding sequence ATGGGGTTGATTATGGGTCATATCATTTCATTCGAGGGGTTAAGGGCTGATCCAAATAAAATTCAATCGATGCTTGATTGGCCAACACCAAAGAATACTAAGGCTTTGAGAGGGTTCTTGGGCCTAACAGGGTACTATCAAAAATTCATTAAGGGGTATGGAGTACTTGCAGCCCCATTAACCAGTTtgctcaagaaaaataattttggtTGGAATGTAGATGCTGAACAGGCCTTTCAGAGGCTAAAAGTAGTTACTCAACCCCCGGTATTGCGGCTTCCAGATGTTACCCGTCCTTTTACCATTGAGTGCGATGCTAGTGGCACAAGAATTGGTGCTGTTTTAATGCAGTTTGGATAG